One stretch of Sander vitreus isolate 19-12246 chromosome 16, sanVit1, whole genome shotgun sequence DNA includes these proteins:
- the LOC144531657 gene encoding tenascin-like: MGARGILSCVLLTALLSLSNAGLVKKILRHRRQILEPHKEVNITLPSADHPVVFNHVYNVNVPASSLCSVALDAPGSTELQPKDAAGSSGHHIAEQTVDGENQIVFTHRINIPRQACGCSDDVPGLKDLMSRLEMLEGELSALRDQCNGDRACCSAQVTGEVGTKPYCNSHGNYSIETCGCICEPGWKGPNCTEPECPNNCQGRGRCVDGKCECFKGFTGEDCTLEVCPVDCGAHGQCVGGVCICSDGFLGKDCSQTKCLNNCHGRGRCEDGDCVCDEPWTGYDCSELICPKDCYDRGRCENGTCYCDEGYAGEDCGERVCANNCHSNGFCVDGQCVCTAGFGGEDCSRLLCLNDCNDRGTCFNGMCICDMGYQGADCSQIACLNNCNNRGQCINGQCACDVGFQGDDCSELSCPNNCLHRGRCVNGQCVCEEGFAGEDCSIRTCPSNCYGRGECLKGRCVCHVGFTGEDCAQLSCPNNCQNRGRCNDGQCVCDEGFSGEDCSQTACPNDCLAQGYCVDGKCICQEGYSGDDCSVHACPGNCNNRGRCINGRCTCESGYGGESCAELSCLNNCQDKGRCENGQCVCDEGYIGEDCSEVSPPKDLTVGEVTSDTVDLSWNNEMLVTEYLVTYVPTSPGGLHQEFTVTGDKTSATVKELEPGIEYQINVYAVLSNKKSVPISARVATELPQPEGLRFKSVRETSVEVMWDQLDISFDGWEIYFRNTKEENGKVMSTLKPSQTQFLQSGLGPGQEYEVSVNIIKNNTKGPQTSKKVTTKIDGPRQVEVKDVTDSSALVGWSQPVAPMDRLTMFYGPSSEPSDETSVEIYPPDKQHSIAGLRPDTEYKVSLISRSGGLTSDPATATFTTALDAPTDLQAVSQTDDSVTLEWTNSQADVGSYLVKYSPISGATHGEKLFPREPGDTTKATITGLKPGTEYGIGVTAVKNDRESLPATTNAATDIDPPRGFEKIESTETSLTLKWQKPRAKVGAYRLEYVSRDGQAEEVEIPATATSYVLSNLTPGMSYTLTLAAERGHKRSTPVTLPASTEEPKPMVVNLTISDITWDGFTASWSPTAREFDSFVIEVTNLENFEESQNLSLSGDAFSLGISGLNPNTSYMVGLFGMYQGSFLEPVYTESTTEAEPEVEHLFVSDITTDGFRLSWTADEDLFERYVIKIRDSKRLAHPKEYSVRGDERTKVLTGLMSGTEYEIELYGVTLDQRSQPITGVAQTGLSTPRGLSFSDVTDSSAVVHWSIPHSPVDNYRITYVPFEGGSPMMVTVDGDVFEALLSNMVPGKMYQVTVSAVKGLEESDPSTDTVITALDRPQGLTAVNVTDTSALLLWQPSVATVDGYVITYSTDSVSPVVEHVSGNTVEFEMGSLFPGTHYSVGVHAVKEVQKSDSVVTDFTTGVDPPRDLTAVNIQTDSATLTWKPPQAAVTGYTLTFSSADGTIREVVLSPTASSYSMVQLTGSTEYIVRLQAIAGAQRSRHVNTVFTTIGQLYRRPKDCAQILLNGETTSGLYTIYVGGEESQPIQVYCDMTTDGGGWMVFLRRKNGKLEFFRNWKNYTAGFGNLNDEFWLGLSNLHKITNSGLYELRVDLRDNGESAYAQYDKFTIAEPKTRYKVYIGAYSGTAGDSMTYHQGRPFSTFDNDNDIAVTNCALSYKGAFWYKNCHRVNLMGKYGDNSHSKGINWFHWKGHEHSIEFAEMKIRPANFRNFENRKKRS, translated from the exons ATGGGTGCACGAGGCATTCTGAGCTGCGTCCTCCTGACTGCTTTGCTCAGCTTATCAAATGCTGGGCTTGTGAAGAAAATCTTACGGCATCGACGACAGATTCTGGAACCCCATAAAGAAGTTAACATCACGCTCCCCAGCGCAGACCATCCTGTGGTTTTCAACCATGTCTATAACGTCAATGTTCCTGCCAGTTCCCTGTGCTCAGTGGCCCTGGACGCTCCAGGGAGCACGGAGCTCCAGCCTAAAGATGCAGCAGGCTCTTCAGGCCATCACATCGCTGAGCAGACTGTTGATGGGGAGAACCAGATCGTCTTCACCCACCGCATCAACATACCTCGGCAGGCCTGTGGTTGTTCTGACGACGTGCCCGGCCTGAAAGACCTCATGAGCCGGCTGGAGATGCTCGAGGGAGAACTTTCAGCGTTGAGAGATCAGTGCAACGGGGACAGGGCCTGCTGCAGTGCACAGGTCACAG gtGAAGTGGGAACTAAACCTTACTGCAACAGTCATGGAAACTACAGTATTGAAACCTGTGGCTGCATATGTGAGCCTGGCTGGAAGGGACCCAACTGCACTGAACCCGAGTGTCCCAATAACTGCCAGGGCCGGGGCCGCTGCGTTGACGGAAAGTGTGAGTGCTTCAAGGGCTTCACCGGAGAAGACTGCACACTCGAGGTCTGCCCTGTAGACTGCGGAGCACACGGCCAGTGTGTGGGCGGTGTTTGCATCTGCTCGGATGGTTTCCTCGGCAAAGACTGCTCTCAAACCAAGTGCCTCAACAACTGCCACGGCCGCGGCCGCTGTGAAGACGGAGACTGCGTGTGTGATGAACCCTGGACAGGCTACGACTGCTCTGAACTCATCTGCCCCAAAGACTGCTACGACCGTGGGCGCTGTGAGAACGGCACCTGCTACTGCGATGAGGGGTACGCCGGGGAGGACTGTGGAGAACGCGTCTGCGCCAACAACTGCCACAGTAATGGTTTTTGTGTAGATGGCCAGTGTGTCTGCACCGCCGGCTTCGGCGGAGAAGACTGCTCTCGGCTCCTGTGCCTCAACGACTGTAACGACAGAGGTACGTGCTTCAACGGAATGTGTATCTGTGACATGGGCTATCAAGGCGCAGACTGCAGCCAGATAGCTTGTCTGAACAACTGTAACAACAGAGGCCAGTGCATAAATGGACAGTGTGCCTGCGATGTTGGTTTCCAGGGAGACGATTGCTCGGAGCTTTCCTGTCCAAACAATTGCCTGCACAGGGGGCGCTGTGTTAACGGACAGTGTGTGTGCGAGGAAGGCTTCGCTGGTGAGGACTGCAGCATCAGGACCTGCCCCTCAAACTGCTATGGCCGCGGCGAGTGTCTAAAGGGACGTTGTGTGTGTCATGTAGGCTTCACCGGTGAGGACTGTGCTCAACTGAGCTGCCCTAACAACTGCCAAAACCGTGGCCGGTGCAACGATGGGCAGTGCGTTTGTGACGAAGGCTTCAGTGGGGAGGACTGTAGTCAGACAGCTTGTCCCAACGACTGCCTGGCCCAGGGTTACTGCGTGGACGGCAAGTGCATCTGTCAGGAAGGCTACTCAGGAGATGATTGCTCTGTGCACGCCTGTCCAGGCAACTGCAACAACAGGGGGCGCTGCATCAACGGAAGGTGCACATGTGAGAGTGGATATGGAGGAGAAAGCTGTGCGGAGCTGAGCTGCCTCAACAACTGCCAGGACAAAGGACGCTGTGAGAATGGTCAGTGCGTCTGTGATGAGGGATACATTGGAGAAGACTGCTCAGAAG TGTCTCCTCCAAAGGACCTTACTGTTGGCGAGGTCACCTCTGACACGGTGGACCTGTCCTGGAACAACGAGATGTTGGTGACAGAGTACCTTGTGACGTATGTGCCCACCAGTCCTGGTGGTCTTCACCAGGAGTTCACTGTGACAGGAGACAAAACATCAGCCACTGTCAAAGAGCTTGAACCCGGCATTGAGTACCAGATCAATGTCTACGCTGTTCTGAGCAACAAGAAGAGTGTCCCTATTAGCGCGAGGGTGGCCACAG AGCTTCCACAGCCGGAGGGCTTAAGATTCAAATCGGTGAGAGAGACCTCAGTGGAGGTGATGTGGGACCAGCTGGACATCTCTTTTGATGGCTGGGAGATCTATTTCCGCAACACG aaagaagaaaatggaaaagTCATGAGCACCCTTAAACCTTCTCAAACCCAGTTTCTCCAGTCAGGCCTGGGACCAGGACAGGAGTATGAAGTATCTGTTAACATCATCAAGAACAACACCAAAGGACCCCAAACATCCAAAAAAGTCACTACCA aGATCGACGGCCCCCGGCAGGTTGAGGTGAAGGACGTGACGGACTCCTCTGCTCTGGTCGGCTGGTCTCAGCCGGTGGCTCCTATGGACAGACTCACTATGTTTTACGGGCCCAGCTCTGAACCGTCTGATGAAACCAGTGTGGAGATTTACCCCCCAGACAAGCAGCACAGCATCGCTGGTCTGAGGCCAGACACTGAGTACAAGGTGTCGCTCATCTCCAGGAGTGGAGGCCTCACCAGTGACCCTGCCACCGCCACATTCACTACAG CCCTGGACGCCCCCACAGACCTGCAGGCTGTGTCTCAGACAGACGACAGCGTCACTCTGGAGTGGACTAACAGTCAAGCTGATGTTGGCAGCTATCTGGTGAAATACAGTCCCATCTCTGGAGCGACTCACGGTGAGAAACTGTTCCCACGAGAACCAGGAGACACAACAAAAGCTACTATCACTG GGCTGAAGCCAGGGACAGAGTATGGGATTGGTGTGACAGCTGTGAAGAATGACAGAGAGAGCCTCCCTGCTACTACAAATGCAGCAACTG ATATCGATCCCCCCAGAGGTTTCGAAAAAATCGAGTCCACAGAGACCTCCCTCACCTTGAAGTGGCAGAAACCTCGGGCTAAGGTTGGCGCCTACAGGCTCGAGTACGTCTCCAGAGACggccaggctgaggaggtggAGATCCCAGCAACAGCGACTAGCTATGTCCTGTCCAACCTGACTCCTGGAATGAGCTACACCCTCACTTTGGCTGCTGAGAGGGGGCACAAGAGGAGCACACCTGTCACCTTACCTGCATCTACAG AGGAGCCGAAGCCCATGGTGGTGAACCTCACCATCTCTGACATTACATGGGACGGCTTCACTGCGTCCTGGAGCCCCACCGCTAGGGAATTTGACAGCTTTGTCATTGAGGTAACAAACTTGGAGAATTTCGAAGAGAGCCAAAACCTCAGTCTGTCCGGAGACGCTTTCAGCCTGGGCATCTCGGGGCTGAATCCCAACACCAGCTACATGGTTGGCCTGTTTGGGATGTATCAGGGCTCCTTCCTTGAACCCGTGTACACTGAATCAACCACAG AGGCTGAGCCTGAGGTGGAGCATCTCTTTGTCTCGGACATCACAACTGACGGTTTCCGTCTGTCGTGGACAGCTGATGAAGACTTGTTTGAAAGATATGTGATCAAAATAAGAGACAGCAAAAGATTAGCCCACCCTAAAGAGTACAGTGTCCGTGGCGATGAACGAACCAAGGTTTTAACTGGACTCATGAGTGGCACCGAGTATGAAATCGAGCTTTATGGTGTCACATTGGACCAACGCTCCCAACCTATTACTGGGGTTGCTCAGACAg GCCTGAGCACTCCAAGAGGACTTAGCTTCTCTGATGTGACTGACTCCTCCGCTGTAGTTCACTGGTCCATACCTCACTCTCCAGTGGATAACTACCGAATCACCTATGTGCCCTTTGAAGGAG GAAGTCCAATGATGGTGACTGTGGATGGCGACGTGTTTGAGGCTTTGCTGTCCAATATGGTCCCTGGCAAAATGTACCAAGTGACAGTGAGTGCTGTGAAGGGTCTGGAGGAGAGTGACCCCAGCACTGACACTGTAATCACAG CTTTGGACAGACCGCAGGGTCTGACTGCAGTCAATGTCACTGACACCTCAGCGCTGTTGCTGTGGCAACCGTCTGTGGCCACGGTCGATGGCTACGTCATTACCTACAGTACTGATTCAg TGTCCCCAGTGGTGGAGCACGTTTCTGGGAACACGGTGGAGTTTGAGATGGGCTCCCTGTTTCCAGGAACCCACTACTCAGTTGGAGTACATGCTGTAAAAGAAGTGCAGAAGAGTGACTCTGTTGTTACTGATTTCACCACCG GTGTGGATCCTCCTCGTGATCTGACGGCAGTTAACATTCAAACTGACAGTGCGACTCTCACCTGGAAACCTCCGCAGGCTGCTGTGACTGGTTACACACTCACCTTCTCCTCTGCTGATGGTACAATCAGG GAAGTGGTGCTCAGCCCGACAGCGTCCTCTTACAGCATGGTTCAGCTTACCGGCTCCACAGAGTACATTGTGAGACTGCAGGCCATCGCTGGAGCCCAGAGGAGTCGTCACGTGAACACCGTCTTCACTACCA TTGGACAGTTGTACAGACGCCCCAAGGACTGTGCTCAGATTTTACTGAATGGAGAGACGACCTCTGGTCTGTACACCATCTACGTGGGTGGAGAGGAGAGCCAGCCCATCCAGGTTTACTGTGACATGACCACAGATGGTGGCGGATGGATG GTTTTCCTGAGACGCAAGAACGGAAAGCTGGAATTCTTCAGGAACTGGAAGAACTACACGGCTGGCTTCGGTAACTTGAATGATGAATTCTGGCTGG GTCTCTCCAACCTCCATAAAATCACAAATTCTGGCCTTTATGAGCTGCGAGTCGATTTGAGGGACAACGGGGAATCGGCCTACGCTCAGTACGATAAGTTCACGATTGCAGAGCCAAAAACGCGCTATAAAGTCTACATAGGAGCGTATAGTGGGACAGCAG GTGACTCCATGACGTACCACCAGGGTCGCCCCTTCTCCACCTTCGACAACGATAACGATATTGCTGTCACCAACTGCGCCTTGTCCTACAAAGGGGCCTTTTGGTATAAGAACTGTCATCGTGTCAACCTCATGGGGAAATATGGTGACAACAGTCACAGTAAG